The proteins below come from a single Balaenoptera musculus isolate JJ_BM4_2016_0621 chromosome 1, mBalMus1.pri.v3, whole genome shotgun sequence genomic window:
- the FUBP1 gene encoding far upstream element-binding protein 1 isoform X4 encodes MADYSTVPPPSSGSAGGGGGGGGGGGVNDAFKDALQRARQIAAKIGGDAGTSLNSNDYGYGGQKRPLEDGDGSWTSPSSTTHWEGMPSPFKDQPDAKKVAPQNDSFGTQLPPMHQQQSRSVMTEEYKVPDGMVGFIIGRGGEQISRIQQESGCKIQIAPDSGGLPERSCMLTGTPESVQSAKRLLDQIVEKGRPAPGFHHGDGPGNAVQEIMIPASKAGLVIGKGGETIKQLQERAGVKMVMIQDGPQNTGADKPLRITGDPYKVQQAKEMVLELIRDQGGFREVRNEYGSRIGGNEGIDVPIPRFAVGIVIGRNGEMIKKIQNDAGVRIQFKPDDGTTPDRIAQITGPPDRCQHAAEIITDLLRSVQAGNPGGPGPGGRGRGRGQGNWNMGPPGGLQEFNFIVPTGKTGLIIGKGGETIKSISQQSGARIELQRNPPPNADPNMKLFTIRGTPQQIDYARQLIEEKIGGPVNPLGPPVPHGPHGVPGPHGPPGPPGPGTPMGPYNPAPYNPGPPGPAPHGPPAPYAPQGWGNAYPHWQQQAPPDPAKTGTDPNSAAWAAYYAHYYQQQAQPPPAAPAGAPTTTQTNGQGNYGDQQNPAPAGQVDYTKAWEEYYKKMGQAVPAPTGAPPGGQPDYSAAWAEYYRQQAAYYAQTSPQGMPQHPPAPQCLPRPSTLGSAAKSNSAEDAASTKS; translated from the exons ATGGCAGATTATTCAACAGTGCCTCCACCCTCCTCTGGCTCAGCTGGTGGTGGAGGCGGCGGCGGTGGTGGTGGAGGAGTTAACGATGCTTTCAAAGATGCGCTGCAGAGAGCCCGGCAG attgcAGCAAAAATTGGAGGTGATGCTGGTACATCACTGAATTCTAATGACTATGGTTATGGGGGACAAAAAAGACCTTTGGAAGATGGAG atGGCTCTTGGACAAGTCCGAGCAGTACAACACACTGGGAGGGAATGCCCTCTCCTTTTAAAG ATCAGCCAGATGCTAAGAAAGTTGCTCCTCAAAATGAct CTTTCGGAACACAGTTACCACCGATGCATCAGCAGCAAAG CAGGTCTGTAATGACAGAAGAATACAAAGTTCCAGATGGGATGGTTGGATTTA TAATTGGCAGAGGAGGTGAACAGATCTCACGCATACAACAGGAATCTGGATGCAAAATACAGATAGCTCCTG aCAGTGGTGGCCTTCCAGAAAGGTCTTGTATGTTAACTGGAACCCCTGAGTCTGTCCA ATCAGCAAAACGGTTACTGGACCAGATTGTTGAAAAGGGAAGACCAGCCCCTGGCTTCCATCATGGTGATGGGCCAGGAAATGCGGTTCAAGAAATCATGATTCCAGCTAGCAAAGCAGGATTAGTCATTGGAAAGGGGGGAGAGACTATTAAACAACTTCAG GAACGGGCTGGAGTTAAAATGGTTATGATCCAAGATGGACCTCAGAACACTGGTGCTGACAAACCTCTTAGGATTACAGGGGACCCATACAAAGTTCAA CAAGCCAAGGAAATGGTGTTAGAATTAATTCGTGATCAAGGTGGTTTCAGAGAAGTTCGAAATGAGTATGGGTCAAGAATAGGAGGAAATGAAGGAATAGAT GTCCCCATTCCAAGATTCGCTGTTGGCATCGTAAtaggaagaaatggagagatgattaaaaaaatacaaaatgatgcTGGTGTTCGAATTCAGTTTAAGCCAG ATGACGGAACAACACCAGATAGAATAGCACAAATAACAGGACCTCCAGACCGATGTCAACATGCTGCAGAAATTATTACAGACCTTCTTCGAAGTGTTCAG GCTGGTAATCCTGGTGGACCTGGACCTGGTGGTCGAGGAAGAGGTAGAGGTCAAGGCAACTGGAACATGGGACCACCTGGTGGACTACAGGAATTTAATTTCATTGTACcaactgggaaaactggattAATAATAGGAAAAG GAGGTGAAACCATAAAAAGCATAAGCCAACAGTCTGGTGCAAGAATAGAACTTCAGAGAAATCCTCCACCTAATGCAGATCCTAATATGAAGTTATTTACAATTCGTGGAACTCCACAGCAAATAGACTATGCTCGGCaactcatagaagaaaagatTGGT GGCCCAGTAAATCCTTTAGGGCCACCTGTACCCCATGGGCCCCATGGTGTCCCAGGCCCCCATGGGCCTCCTGGGCCCCCTGGGCCTGGAACTCCAATGGGACCATATAACCCTGCACCTTATAATCCAGGACCACCTGGCCCTGCTCCTCA TGGTCCTCCAGCCCCTTATGCTCCCCAGGGGTGGGGAAACGCGTATCCACATTGGCAGCAACAGGCCCCTCCAGATCCAG CTAAAACAGGAACAGATCCAAATTCAGCAGCTTGGGCTGCTTATTATGCTCACTATTATCAACAACAAGCACAGCCACCGCCTGCAGCTCCTGCCGGTGCACCAACTACAACCCAAACCAATGGACAAGGTAACTATG gaGATCAGCAGAATCCAGCCCCAGCTGGACAGGTTGATTATACCAAGGCTTGGGAAGAGTACTACAAGAAAATGG gTCAAGCAGTTCCTGCCCCTACTGGTGCTCCACCAGGTGGTCAGCCAGATTATAGTGCAGCCTGGGCTGAGTACTACAGACAACAAGCAGCCTACTATGCCCAGACAAGTCCCCAGGGAATGCCACAGCATCCTCCAGCACCTCAG
- the FUBP1 gene encoding far upstream element-binding protein 1 isoform X11, which produces MADYSTVPPPSSGSAGGGGGGGGGGGVNDAFKDALQRARQIAAKIGGDAGTSLNSNDYGYGGQKRPLEDGDQPDAKKVAPQNDSFGTQLPPMHQQQRSVMTEEYKVPDGMVGFIIGRGGEQISRIQQESGCKIQIAPDSGGLPERSCMLTGTPESVQSAKRLLDQIVEKGRPAPGFHHGDGPGNAVQEIMIPASKAGLVIGKGGETIKQLQERAGVKMVMIQDGPQNTGADKPLRITGDPYKVQQAKEMVLELIRDQGGFREVRNEYGSRIGGNEGIDVPIPRFAVGIVIGRNGEMIKKIQNDAGVRIQFKPDDGTTPDRIAQITGPPDRCQHAAEIITDLLRSVQAGNPGGPGPGGRGRGRGQGNWNMGPPGGLQEFNFIVPTGKTGLIIGKGGETIKSISQQSGARIELQRNPPPNADPNMKLFTIRGTPQQIDYARQLIEEKIGGPVNPLGPPVPHGPHGVPGPHGPPGPPGPGTPMGPYNPAPYNPGPPGPAPHGPPAPYAPQGWGNAYPHWQQQAPPDPAKTGTDPNSAAWAAYYAHYYQQQAQPPPAAPAGAPTTTQTNGQGDQQNPAPAGQVDYTKAWEEYYKKMGQAVPAPTGAPPGGQPDYSAAWAEYYRQQAAYYAQTSPQGMPQHPPAPQCLPRPSTLGSAAKSNSAEDAASTKS; this is translated from the exons ATGGCAGATTATTCAACAGTGCCTCCACCCTCCTCTGGCTCAGCTGGTGGTGGAGGCGGCGGCGGTGGTGGTGGAGGAGTTAACGATGCTTTCAAAGATGCGCTGCAGAGAGCCCGGCAG attgcAGCAAAAATTGGAGGTGATGCTGGTACATCACTGAATTCTAATGACTATGGTTATGGGGGACAAAAAAGACCTTTGGAAGATGGAG ATCAGCCAGATGCTAAGAAAGTTGCTCCTCAAAATGAct CTTTCGGAACACAGTTACCACCGATGCATCAGCAGCAAAG GTCTGTAATGACAGAAGAATACAAAGTTCCAGATGGGATGGTTGGATTTA TAATTGGCAGAGGAGGTGAACAGATCTCACGCATACAACAGGAATCTGGATGCAAAATACAGATAGCTCCTG aCAGTGGTGGCCTTCCAGAAAGGTCTTGTATGTTAACTGGAACCCCTGAGTCTGTCCA ATCAGCAAAACGGTTACTGGACCAGATTGTTGAAAAGGGAAGACCAGCCCCTGGCTTCCATCATGGTGATGGGCCAGGAAATGCGGTTCAAGAAATCATGATTCCAGCTAGCAAAGCAGGATTAGTCATTGGAAAGGGGGGAGAGACTATTAAACAACTTCAG GAACGGGCTGGAGTTAAAATGGTTATGATCCAAGATGGACCTCAGAACACTGGTGCTGACAAACCTCTTAGGATTACAGGGGACCCATACAAAGTTCAA CAAGCCAAGGAAATGGTGTTAGAATTAATTCGTGATCAAGGTGGTTTCAGAGAAGTTCGAAATGAGTATGGGTCAAGAATAGGAGGAAATGAAGGAATAGAT GTCCCCATTCCAAGATTCGCTGTTGGCATCGTAAtaggaagaaatggagagatgattaaaaaaatacaaaatgatgcTGGTGTTCGAATTCAGTTTAAGCCAG ATGACGGAACAACACCAGATAGAATAGCACAAATAACAGGACCTCCAGACCGATGTCAACATGCTGCAGAAATTATTACAGACCTTCTTCGAAGTGTTCAG GCTGGTAATCCTGGTGGACCTGGACCTGGTGGTCGAGGAAGAGGTAGAGGTCAAGGCAACTGGAACATGGGACCACCTGGTGGACTACAGGAATTTAATTTCATTGTACcaactgggaaaactggattAATAATAGGAAAAG GAGGTGAAACCATAAAAAGCATAAGCCAACAGTCTGGTGCAAGAATAGAACTTCAGAGAAATCCTCCACCTAATGCAGATCCTAATATGAAGTTATTTACAATTCGTGGAACTCCACAGCAAATAGACTATGCTCGGCaactcatagaagaaaagatTGGT GGCCCAGTAAATCCTTTAGGGCCACCTGTACCCCATGGGCCCCATGGTGTCCCAGGCCCCCATGGGCCTCCTGGGCCCCCTGGGCCTGGAACTCCAATGGGACCATATAACCCTGCACCTTATAATCCAGGACCACCTGGCCCTGCTCCTCA TGGTCCTCCAGCCCCTTATGCTCCCCAGGGGTGGGGAAACGCGTATCCACATTGGCAGCAACAGGCCCCTCCAGATCCAG CTAAAACAGGAACAGATCCAAATTCAGCAGCTTGGGCTGCTTATTATGCTCACTATTATCAACAACAAGCACAGCCACCGCCTGCAGCTCCTGCCGGTGCACCAACTACAACCCAAACCAATGGACAAG gaGATCAGCAGAATCCAGCCCCAGCTGGACAGGTTGATTATACCAAGGCTTGGGAAGAGTACTACAAGAAAATGG gTCAAGCAGTTCCTGCCCCTACTGGTGCTCCACCAGGTGGTCAGCCAGATTATAGTGCAGCCTGGGCTGAGTACTACAGACAACAAGCAGCCTACTATGCCCAGACAAGTCCCCAGGGAATGCCACAGCATCCTCCAGCACCTCAG